Proteins from a genomic interval of Dethiosulfovibrio peptidovorans:
- a CDS encoding class A beta-lactamase: protein MFNIISDRINSLSGTVGLVIEDLQGKNRKEWNATELFPAASVIKLPILWELFSRVEKKDFSLQDEVELLEEDKVEGFGILKEMHAGLRLSLKDIATLMIVLSDNVATNMLIDLLGMDNINDTIESLGLKQTSLQRKMMDSEAKDRGADNFTSPEDVALLLRHYLENAELSSFSRDVMLDILLRQQCNNKLPFRMPPGAPFAHKTGDLPGTEHDVGILLFPEKTLLVVVMTKDLRDNQKGIIFHNEIGELLYTTFAMTHIKE from the coding sequence ATGTTTAATATTATATCTGATAGAATTAATAGCCTGAGTGGTACAGTAGGTCTAGTTATTGAGGATCTGCAGGGAAAAAACCGGAAGGAATGGAATGCGACAGAGCTTTTTCCTGCTGCCAGCGTGATCAAGCTTCCAATACTTTGGGAGCTATTCAGCAGGGTGGAGAAAAAAGACTTCTCCCTACAGGATGAAGTGGAACTTCTGGAAGAAGATAAAGTAGAGGGTTTTGGGATTCTTAAAGAAATGCATGCCGGGCTTCGGCTTTCGTTGAAAGACATTGCTACACTTATGATTGTGTTGAGTGATAATGTGGCTACTAATATGCTCATTGATCTTCTTGGTATGGACAATATCAACGATACTATTGAGAGCCTTGGTCTAAAACAAACCTCGCTGCAGCGGAAAATGATGGATAGCGAAGCAAAAGACCGAGGAGCGGATAATTTCACTTCCCCTGAAGATGTGGCTCTTCTTTTGAGGCATTATCTAGAAAATGCGGAGCTTTCCTCTTTTTCAAGGGATGTTATGCTGGACATCCTATTGCGACAGCAGTGTAATAATAAACTGCCTTTTCGGATGCCTCCAGGGGCTCCTTTTGCCCATAAAACAGGGGATCTTCCCGGTACGGAACATGATGTCGGTATTCTGTTGTTCCCTGAGAAAACTCTGCTTGTGGTGGTAATGACAAAAGATCTTAGAGATAATCAAAAAGGGATCATTTTTCATAATGAAATAGGTGAATTGCTCTATACAACATTTGCCATGACACATATCAAGGAGTGA